In Brachypodium distachyon strain Bd21 chromosome 2, Brachypodium_distachyon_v3.0, whole genome shotgun sequence, one genomic interval encodes:
- the LOC100835007 gene encoding uncharacterized protein LOC100835007 isoform X4 produces the protein MLQWMGGSRRKVYTSRKSIQSRQRQYFEQKKRRQQQREGLQNQDDIDGADVDSTVLLPQMDCTILNPSPIEALKKITSVYNINPKETSSQPRLSSPIGHQDVAVSVNPHEDPVVRKISPSKNSGVKKRNLNVDLHSGEISLIDLVNYEGPNNKSTAQPAREPHVSFFVKGLGHVEMETPPQSPRSTKRVLPLPPKAMRYTQNKTRRSIPFDATKGLDSILKGISMMKERISSDKMGSLVDESNYERRKNSYSSHSFENYNGNLYPEDEDMFCEPQAQKGWQSKHGRIVDSLPAINSERLWKMESFNSDDHFGTPRAEQFDPVDYGFKERYSPEQRTLIGTSSRFQTSANPSGHDHFSDQLLLDDDNDMVHFDWERHPPIKKIPNSNSTFGPAAWSFDMVDDSDKRRSPLSEESCSSAAAMNDRTNKKPLLSVKCEENNMNKKDDFHTRLDKLDIPEMDAHLDGISLFGDQEYHKRTTDLRNLEASYCPDKAIKQQRTREPNCRLSLQEKFADWGSSTSHLKGSTGLHNPSNCTGMHEDKPFNSIPDVGGYHTVGSTERRPAPRVHPVSHRPDNANLYDDTRLQNPVSDTFGDNIEFSDPFCGKDLQSNIDACTFLGQKVDRKKEDDFDPFKNPNADIFHSAGSVGQSVNRKKEDNFDPFKNPNADVFHSAGSVGQSVVGQHTTCSQQSARDELRQGFNPGIDFQETRLNSFWEDGHVSNGTFRGDIELSDLLARENGEKNKDKIERSEKPETAQPSADFRIKMSEAETCSDGSEVTNCPGVQKETSTAATQPPANLSCLQDTSRGMFEIHARVDCIRKEMIESPVIDFEAPLHVRNKIHDVGDHTKRNYMFQSPFAAEKVGIEKKVITGVSPNNSDVQYEVMLERRVLQRLSVQKILVDTPIKDKLDKVTHFRRMEDGSHVLARSV, from the exons TCCAGGAAATCGATACAGAGCAG ACAGAGGCAGTACTTCGAGCAGAAGAagaggcggcagcagcagagggAAGGGCTGCAGAACCAGGATGACATAGATGGCGCAG ATGTAGATAGCACTGTTCTACTTCCGCAAATGGATTGTACAATTTTAAATCCATCCCCTATAGAGGCACTGAAGAAGATCACTTCGGTATACAATATCAATCCGAAGGAAACAA GTTCTCAGCCAAG ATTATCATCACCAATTGGTCATCAAGATGTTGCAGTTTCTGTTAACCCTCATGAAGATCCTGTTGTTCGCAAAATATCCCCATCCAAAAATTCTGGTGTGAAGAAGCGAAATTTAAATGTGGACCTCCACAGTGGTG AAATTTCACTTATTGATTTGGTCAATTATGAGGGACCGAATAATAAATCTACTGCACAACCTGCACGTGAGCCTCACGtttcattttttgttaaaG GCCTTGGCCATGTCGAGATGGAAACTCCTCCCCAGTCACCAAGATCCACCAAAAG GGTTTTACCTTTGCCTCCAAAGGCCATGCGTTACACGCAAAATAAAACAAGGCGGTCTATCCCCTTTGATGCCACAAAGGGATTG GATTCTATACTGAAAGGTATCAGCATGATGAAAGAGCGAATTTCTTCAGACAAAATGGGTAGTCTTGTAGATGAGTCAAACTatgaaaggagaaaaaacagTTATTCATCACATTCATTTGAGAACTATAATGGTAACCTCTATCCTGAGGATGAAGACATGTTTTGTGAACCTCAAGCTCAAAAAGGTTGGCAGT CAAAGCATGGTAGAATAGTCGACAGTCTGCCTGCTATAAATTCCGAGAGATTGTGGAAGATGGAATCATTTAATTCAGATGATCATTTTGGTACTCCAAGAGCAGAACAATTTGATCCAGTCGACTATGGTTTTAAGGAAAGATACTCTCCAGAACAAAG AACTTTGATAGGAACTAGCTCAAGGTTTCAGACTTCAG CAAATCCATCAGGACATGACCACTTTTCTGATCAGTTGCTATTGGATGATGACAACGATATGGTACACTTTGACTGGGAAAG GCACCCACCAATTAAGAAAATACCCAACTCAAACAGCACTTTTGGTCCTGCTGCTTGGTCTTTTGACATGGTAGATGATTCAGATAAAAGGAGGAGTCCATTGAG TGAAGAATCATGCTCGTCTGCTGCAG CAATGAATGACAGAACGAACAAGAAACCACTACTCTCTGTAAAATGCGAAGAGAATAACATGAACAAGAAGGATGACTTCCATACAAGGTTGGATAAGTTAGATATTCCAGAAATGGATGCACATCTTGATGGGATTTCGCTATTCGGGGATCAAGAATACCATAAAAGAACAACAGATCTTAGGAATCTTGAAGCGAGTTATTGTCCAGACAAGGCAATTAAGCAACAGAGAACTAGAGAACCAAACTGCCGTTTATCACTTCAGGAAAAATTTGCTGATTGGGGTTCTTCTACCTCCCATCTGAAGGGTAGCACTGGACTACACAACCCATCGAATTGCACTGGAATGCATGAAGATAAACCTTTCAATTCCATTCCAGATGTGGGCGGGTATCATACGGTTGGGTCAACAGAAAGGAGACCTGCTCCAAGAGTTCATCCTGTTTCCCACAGACCTGACAATGCCAATTTGTATGATGACACTCGCCTGCAGAATCCCGTTTCTGATACATTTGGTGATAATATTGAGTTTTCAGACCCATTCTGTGGCAAGGACCTTCAGAGCAACATTGATGCGTGTACTTTCTTGGGACAGAAGGTAgacaggaagaaagaagatgaTTTTGACCCCTTCAAGAACCCAAATGCAGACATATTTCATTCTGCAGGTTCTGTAGGCCAAAGTGTaaacaggaagaaagaagataATTTTGACCCTTTCAAGAACCCAAATGCAGACGTATTTCATTCTGCAGGTTCTGTAGGCCAAAGTGTAGTTGGTCAACATACCACATGTTCTCAGCAGTCTGCCAGGGATGAATTGAGGCAAGGGTTCAATCCTGGTATTGATTTTCAGGAGACCAGACTAAATTCATTCTGGGAGGATGGCCATGTTAGTAATGGCACTTTTCGGGGAGATATTGAGCTGAGTGACCTCCTGGCAAGGGAAAATGGGGAGAAGAACAAAGACAAGATTGAGAGGTCCGAGAAACCAGAAACAGCTCAACCCTCCGCAGATTTCAGAATCAAGATGAGTGAAGCTGAAACATGTTCTGATGGCTCAGAAGTGACCAATTGTCCTGGAGTGCAGAAGGAAACGTcaacagcagcaacacaaCCTCCTGCAAACTTGAGTTGTCTTCAGGATACCTCAAGAGGAATGTTCGAAATTCATGCTCGTGTTGATTGCATAAGAAAGGAAATGAT AGAAAGTCCTGTCATTGACTTTGAAGCTCCATTGCATGTGAGAAACAAGATTCATGATGTTGGGGATCATACTAAAAGAAATTATATGTTTCAGTCTCCTTTTGCTGCAG AGAAGGTGGGAATTGAGAAGAAGGTGATAACAGGTGTGTCACCGAACAACAGTGATGTTCAGTATGAGGTTATGCTTGAACGTCGTGTTCTCCAGCGGCTTTCTGTTCAGAAGATACTGGTAGATACACCAATAAAGGACAAGCTCGATAAG GTTACACACTTCAGGAGGATGGAGGATGGATCTCATGTCCTTGCAAGGAGTGTCTAA
- the LOC100835007 gene encoding uncharacterized protein LOC100835007 isoform X5 — protein MLQWMGGSRRKVYTSRKSIQSRQRQYFEQKKRRQQQREGLQNQDDIDGAGNQAYGDQAPRSLDVLSLNNLATPVCHRNGPENVDSTVLLPQMDCTILNPSPIEALKKITSVYNINPKETSSQPRLSSPIGHQDVAVSVNPHEDPVVRKISPSKNSGVKKRNLNVDLHSGEISLIDLVNYEGPNNKSTAQPAREPHVSFFVKGLGHVEMETPPQSPRSTKRVLPLPPKAMRYTQNKTRRSIPFDATKGLDSILKGISMMKERISSDKMGSLVDESNYERRKNSYSSHSFENYNGNLYPEDEDMFCEPQAQKGWQSKHGRIVDSLPAINSERLWKMESFNSDDHFGTPRAEQFDPVDYGFKERYSPEQRTLIGTSSRFQTSANPSGHDHFSDQLLLDDDNDMVHFDWERHPPIKKIPNSNSTFGPAAWSFDMVDDSDKRRSPLSEESCSSAAAMNDRTNKKPLLSVKCEENNMNKKDDFHTRLDKLDIPEMDAHLDGISLFGDQEYHKRTTDLRNLEASYCPDKAIKQQRTREPNCRLSLQEKFADWGSSTSHLKGSTGLHNPSNCTGMHEDKPFNSIPDVGGYHTVGSTERRPAPRVHPVSHRPDNANLYDDTRLQNPVSDTFGDNIEFSDPFCGKDLQSNIDACTFLGQKVDRKKEDDFDPFKNPNADIFHSAGSVGQSVNRKKEDNFDPFKNPNADVFHSAGSVGQSVVGQHTTCSQQSARDELRQGFNPGIDFQETRLNSFWEDGHVSNGTFRGDIELSDLLARENGEKNKDKIERSEKPETAQPSADFRIKMSEAETCSDGSEVTNCPGVQKETSTAATQPPANLSCLQDTSRGMFEIHARVDCIRKEMIESPVIDFEAPLHVRNKIHDVGDHTKRNYMFQSPFAAGGN, from the exons TCCAGGAAATCGATACAGAGCAG ACAGAGGCAGTACTTCGAGCAGAAGAagaggcggcagcagcagagggAAGGGCTGCAGAACCAGGATGACATAGATGGCGCAGGTAACCAAGCTTATGGTGATCAGGCGCCTCGATCGCTTGATGTCTTAAGCCTGAACAATTTGGCAACTCCAGTCTGTCACCGCAATGGCCCTGAAA ATGTAGATAGCACTGTTCTACTTCCGCAAATGGATTGTACAATTTTAAATCCATCCCCTATAGAGGCACTGAAGAAGATCACTTCGGTATACAATATCAATCCGAAGGAAACAA GTTCTCAGCCAAG ATTATCATCACCAATTGGTCATCAAGATGTTGCAGTTTCTGTTAACCCTCATGAAGATCCTGTTGTTCGCAAAATATCCCCATCCAAAAATTCTGGTGTGAAGAAGCGAAATTTAAATGTGGACCTCCACAGTGGTG AAATTTCACTTATTGATTTGGTCAATTATGAGGGACCGAATAATAAATCTACTGCACAACCTGCACGTGAGCCTCACGtttcattttttgttaaaG GCCTTGGCCATGTCGAGATGGAAACTCCTCCCCAGTCACCAAGATCCACCAAAAG GGTTTTACCTTTGCCTCCAAAGGCCATGCGTTACACGCAAAATAAAACAAGGCGGTCTATCCCCTTTGATGCCACAAAGGGATTG GATTCTATACTGAAAGGTATCAGCATGATGAAAGAGCGAATTTCTTCAGACAAAATGGGTAGTCTTGTAGATGAGTCAAACTatgaaaggagaaaaaacagTTATTCATCACATTCATTTGAGAACTATAATGGTAACCTCTATCCTGAGGATGAAGACATGTTTTGTGAACCTCAAGCTCAAAAAGGTTGGCAGT CAAAGCATGGTAGAATAGTCGACAGTCTGCCTGCTATAAATTCCGAGAGATTGTGGAAGATGGAATCATTTAATTCAGATGATCATTTTGGTACTCCAAGAGCAGAACAATTTGATCCAGTCGACTATGGTTTTAAGGAAAGATACTCTCCAGAACAAAG AACTTTGATAGGAACTAGCTCAAGGTTTCAGACTTCAG CAAATCCATCAGGACATGACCACTTTTCTGATCAGTTGCTATTGGATGATGACAACGATATGGTACACTTTGACTGGGAAAG GCACCCACCAATTAAGAAAATACCCAACTCAAACAGCACTTTTGGTCCTGCTGCTTGGTCTTTTGACATGGTAGATGATTCAGATAAAAGGAGGAGTCCATTGAG TGAAGAATCATGCTCGTCTGCTGCAG CAATGAATGACAGAACGAACAAGAAACCACTACTCTCTGTAAAATGCGAAGAGAATAACATGAACAAGAAGGATGACTTCCATACAAGGTTGGATAAGTTAGATATTCCAGAAATGGATGCACATCTTGATGGGATTTCGCTATTCGGGGATCAAGAATACCATAAAAGAACAACAGATCTTAGGAATCTTGAAGCGAGTTATTGTCCAGACAAGGCAATTAAGCAACAGAGAACTAGAGAACCAAACTGCCGTTTATCACTTCAGGAAAAATTTGCTGATTGGGGTTCTTCTACCTCCCATCTGAAGGGTAGCACTGGACTACACAACCCATCGAATTGCACTGGAATGCATGAAGATAAACCTTTCAATTCCATTCCAGATGTGGGCGGGTATCATACGGTTGGGTCAACAGAAAGGAGACCTGCTCCAAGAGTTCATCCTGTTTCCCACAGACCTGACAATGCCAATTTGTATGATGACACTCGCCTGCAGAATCCCGTTTCTGATACATTTGGTGATAATATTGAGTTTTCAGACCCATTCTGTGGCAAGGACCTTCAGAGCAACATTGATGCGTGTACTTTCTTGGGACAGAAGGTAgacaggaagaaagaagatgaTTTTGACCCCTTCAAGAACCCAAATGCAGACATATTTCATTCTGCAGGTTCTGTAGGCCAAAGTGTaaacaggaagaaagaagataATTTTGACCCTTTCAAGAACCCAAATGCAGACGTATTTCATTCTGCAGGTTCTGTAGGCCAAAGTGTAGTTGGTCAACATACCACATGTTCTCAGCAGTCTGCCAGGGATGAATTGAGGCAAGGGTTCAATCCTGGTATTGATTTTCAGGAGACCAGACTAAATTCATTCTGGGAGGATGGCCATGTTAGTAATGGCACTTTTCGGGGAGATATTGAGCTGAGTGACCTCCTGGCAAGGGAAAATGGGGAGAAGAACAAAGACAAGATTGAGAGGTCCGAGAAACCAGAAACAGCTCAACCCTCCGCAGATTTCAGAATCAAGATGAGTGAAGCTGAAACATGTTCTGATGGCTCAGAAGTGACCAATTGTCCTGGAGTGCAGAAGGAAACGTcaacagcagcaacacaaCCTCCTGCAAACTTGAGTTGTCTTCAGGATACCTCAAGAGGAATGTTCGAAATTCATGCTCGTGTTGATTGCATAAGAAAGGAAATGAT AGAAAGTCCTGTCATTGACTTTGAAGCTCCATTGCATGTGAGAAACAAGATTCATGATGTTGGGGATCATACTAAAAGAAATTATATGTTTCAGTCTCCTTTTGCTGCAG GTGGGAATTGA
- the LOC100835007 gene encoding uncharacterized protein LOC100835007 isoform X6, whose protein sequence is METPPQSPRSTKRVLPLPPKAMRYTQNKTRRSIPFDATKGLDSILKGISMMKERISSDKMGSLVDESNYERRKNSYSSHSFENYNGNLYPEDEDMFCEPQAQKGWQSKHGRIVDSLPAINSERLWKMESFNSDDHFGTPRAEQFDPVDYGFKERYSPEQRTLIGTSSRFQTSANPSGHDHFSDQLLLDDDNDMVHFDWERHPPIKKIPNSNSTFGPAAWSFDMVDDSDKRRSPLSEESCSSAAAMNDRTNKKPLLSVKCEENNMNKKDDFHTRLDKLDIPEMDAHLDGISLFGDQEYHKRTTDLRNLEASYCPDKAIKQQRTREPNCRLSLQEKFADWGSSTSHLKGSTGLHNPSNCTGMHEDKPFNSIPDVGGYHTVGSTERRPAPRVHPVSHRPDNANLYDDTRLQNPVSDTFGDNIEFSDPFCGKDLQSNIDACTFLGQKVDRKKEDDFDPFKNPNADIFHSAGSVGQSVNRKKEDNFDPFKNPNADVFHSAGSVGQSVVGQHTTCSQQSARDELRQGFNPGIDFQETRLNSFWEDGHVSNGTFRGDIELSDLLARENGEKNKDKIERSEKPETAQPSADFRIKMSEAETCSDGSEVTNCPGVQKETSTAATQPPANLSCLQDTSRGMFEIHARVDCIRKEMIESPVIDFEAPLHVRNKIHDVGDHTKRNYMFQSPFAAEKVGIEKKVITGVSPNNSDVQYEVMLERRVLQRLSVQKILVDTPIKDKLDKVTHFRRMEDGSHVLARSV, encoded by the exons ATGGAAACTCCTCCCCAGTCACCAAGATCCACCAAAAG GGTTTTACCTTTGCCTCCAAAGGCCATGCGTTACACGCAAAATAAAACAAGGCGGTCTATCCCCTTTGATGCCACAAAGGGATTG GATTCTATACTGAAAGGTATCAGCATGATGAAAGAGCGAATTTCTTCAGACAAAATGGGTAGTCTTGTAGATGAGTCAAACTatgaaaggagaaaaaacagTTATTCATCACATTCATTTGAGAACTATAATGGTAACCTCTATCCTGAGGATGAAGACATGTTTTGTGAACCTCAAGCTCAAAAAGGTTGGCAGT CAAAGCATGGTAGAATAGTCGACAGTCTGCCTGCTATAAATTCCGAGAGATTGTGGAAGATGGAATCATTTAATTCAGATGATCATTTTGGTACTCCAAGAGCAGAACAATTTGATCCAGTCGACTATGGTTTTAAGGAAAGATACTCTCCAGAACAAAG AACTTTGATAGGAACTAGCTCAAGGTTTCAGACTTCAG CAAATCCATCAGGACATGACCACTTTTCTGATCAGTTGCTATTGGATGATGACAACGATATGGTACACTTTGACTGGGAAAG GCACCCACCAATTAAGAAAATACCCAACTCAAACAGCACTTTTGGTCCTGCTGCTTGGTCTTTTGACATGGTAGATGATTCAGATAAAAGGAGGAGTCCATTGAG TGAAGAATCATGCTCGTCTGCTGCAG CAATGAATGACAGAACGAACAAGAAACCACTACTCTCTGTAAAATGCGAAGAGAATAACATGAACAAGAAGGATGACTTCCATACAAGGTTGGATAAGTTAGATATTCCAGAAATGGATGCACATCTTGATGGGATTTCGCTATTCGGGGATCAAGAATACCATAAAAGAACAACAGATCTTAGGAATCTTGAAGCGAGTTATTGTCCAGACAAGGCAATTAAGCAACAGAGAACTAGAGAACCAAACTGCCGTTTATCACTTCAGGAAAAATTTGCTGATTGGGGTTCTTCTACCTCCCATCTGAAGGGTAGCACTGGACTACACAACCCATCGAATTGCACTGGAATGCATGAAGATAAACCTTTCAATTCCATTCCAGATGTGGGCGGGTATCATACGGTTGGGTCAACAGAAAGGAGACCTGCTCCAAGAGTTCATCCTGTTTCCCACAGACCTGACAATGCCAATTTGTATGATGACACTCGCCTGCAGAATCCCGTTTCTGATACATTTGGTGATAATATTGAGTTTTCAGACCCATTCTGTGGCAAGGACCTTCAGAGCAACATTGATGCGTGTACTTTCTTGGGACAGAAGGTAgacaggaagaaagaagatgaTTTTGACCCCTTCAAGAACCCAAATGCAGACATATTTCATTCTGCAGGTTCTGTAGGCCAAAGTGTaaacaggaagaaagaagataATTTTGACCCTTTCAAGAACCCAAATGCAGACGTATTTCATTCTGCAGGTTCTGTAGGCCAAAGTGTAGTTGGTCAACATACCACATGTTCTCAGCAGTCTGCCAGGGATGAATTGAGGCAAGGGTTCAATCCTGGTATTGATTTTCAGGAGACCAGACTAAATTCATTCTGGGAGGATGGCCATGTTAGTAATGGCACTTTTCGGGGAGATATTGAGCTGAGTGACCTCCTGGCAAGGGAAAATGGGGAGAAGAACAAAGACAAGATTGAGAGGTCCGAGAAACCAGAAACAGCTCAACCCTCCGCAGATTTCAGAATCAAGATGAGTGAAGCTGAAACATGTTCTGATGGCTCAGAAGTGACCAATTGTCCTGGAGTGCAGAAGGAAACGTcaacagcagcaacacaaCCTCCTGCAAACTTGAGTTGTCTTCAGGATACCTCAAGAGGAATGTTCGAAATTCATGCTCGTGTTGATTGCATAAGAAAGGAAATGAT AGAAAGTCCTGTCATTGACTTTGAAGCTCCATTGCATGTGAGAAACAAGATTCATGATGTTGGGGATCATACTAAAAGAAATTATATGTTTCAGTCTCCTTTTGCTGCAG AGAAGGTGGGAATTGAGAAGAAGGTGATAACAGGTGTGTCACCGAACAACAGTGATGTTCAGTATGAGGTTATGCTTGAACGTCGTGTTCTCCAGCGGCTTTCTGTTCAGAAGATACTGGTAGATACACCAATAAAGGACAAGCTCGATAAG GTTACACACTTCAGGAGGATGGAGGATGGATCTCATGTCCTTGCAAGGAGTGTCTAA